In the genome of Corythoichthys intestinalis isolate RoL2023-P3 chromosome 19, ASM3026506v1, whole genome shotgun sequence, one region contains:
- the aig1 gene encoding androgen-induced gene 1 protein: MALIPSQVLRVAILLSYLSILCHYRALDMPSRQTYGGSWKFLTFIDLVIQAVFFAVCVLIDVSSLLTKGGANREQERQLRKLIGLRDWMMAVLAFPVGAFVVFTFWSLYLYDRELVYPKVLDNFIPQWLNHGMHTTVLPFILIEMRTTRHRYPGRRRGLAAVCIFGVGYILWTCWVQRVTGVWVYPVLERITAPARLLFFSVLTAVICVFYVLGEILNGYIWYQPHTAKVKGE, translated from the exons ATGGCGCTCATTCCCTCGCAGGTGCTCCGCGTCGCCATCCTCTTGTCCTACTTGTCCATCCTGTGCCACTACAGGGCTCTGGACATGCCGTCGCGCCAGACGTACGGAGGCAGCTGGAAGTTCCTGACCTTCATCGATCTG GTGATTCAGGCGGTGTTCTTCGCCGTCTGCGTGCTGATCGACGTCTCCAGCCTGCTGACCAAAGGCGGGGCTAACCGAGAACAGGAGAGGCAGCTCCGCAAGCTGATCGGCCTGAGGGACTGGATGATGGCCGTCCTGGCCTTCCCCGTCGGAGCG TTCGTGGTCTTCACCTTCTGGAGTCTCTATTTATACGACAGAGAGCTGGTCTACCCCAAAGTGCTGGACAACTTCATCCCTCAGTGGCTCAACCACGGCATG CACACCACCGTGCTGCCGTTCATCCTCATCGAGATGCGCACCACCCGCCACCGCTATCCCGGCCGCCGTCGGGGCCTGGCGGCCGTGTGCATCTTCGGCGTGGGCTACATCCTCTG GACTTGCTGGGTGCAGCGGGTAACGGGCGTGTGGGTGTACCCGGTCCTGGAACGCATCACGGCGCCGGCGCGCCTGCTCTTCTTCTCCGTGCTCACCGCCGTCATTTGTGTCTTTTACGTGCTGGGAGAAATACTCAACGGCTACATCTGGTACCAGCCGCACACAG CAAAGGTCAAAGGTGAGTGA